One genomic window of Haloarchaeobius salinus includes the following:
- a CDS encoding YkgJ family cysteine cluster protein, whose protein sequence is MESLEAELDRARELAVADLADAIETIGFECTRCGACCTAEDDDPHTATVFPDEVRDLQAATDYDFRDVARPMPYGLDETDDGGVGGETFEWALQTDSCGDCTFYAEDDDGVGACTVHDDRPLVCRTYPFSVALAGTSQPMGEAVDEEGLVRAHECEGLGRDISREDAEELAATLKERAVRELEEAIGVRDAYEPARPEPGAVVVHDSEGAKRPDGSAYER, encoded by the coding sequence ATGGAGTCACTCGAAGCCGAACTCGACCGCGCCCGCGAACTGGCCGTCGCCGACCTCGCCGACGCCATCGAGACCATCGGCTTCGAGTGCACGCGCTGTGGGGCCTGCTGCACCGCCGAGGACGACGATCCGCACACTGCGACCGTCTTCCCGGACGAGGTCCGCGACCTGCAGGCCGCCACCGACTACGACTTCCGCGACGTGGCCCGCCCGATGCCGTACGGGCTCGACGAGACCGACGACGGGGGCGTCGGGGGCGAGACGTTCGAGTGGGCGCTCCAGACCGACTCCTGTGGCGACTGCACCTTCTACGCCGAGGACGACGACGGCGTCGGCGCGTGTACCGTCCACGACGACCGCCCGCTCGTCTGCCGGACGTACCCGTTCAGCGTCGCGCTCGCCGGCACCAGCCAGCCGATGGGCGAGGCCGTCGACGAGGAGGGGCTGGTCCGCGCCCACGAGTGCGAGGGGCTCGGACGGGACATCTCGCGCGAGGACGCCGAAGAACTGGCGGCGACGCTCAAGGAACGAGCGGTTCGAGAGCTGGAAGAAGCTATCGGGGTCAGGGACGCATACGAGCCCGCCCGTCCCGAGCCGGGTGCCGTCGTCGTCCACGACAGCGAGGGCGCGAAACGGCCGGACGGGTCGGCCTACGAGCGCTAG
- a CDS encoding DUF7559 family protein has protein sequence MPATMEVRCTETDCELDMFELHYTYDMPDDVTVEDFACPYCGTTAGLEEIEL, from the coding sequence ATGCCCGCGACGATGGAAGTACGGTGTACGGAGACGGACTGCGAGCTCGACATGTTCGAGCTGCACTACACCTACGACATGCCGGACGACGTGACCGTCGAGGACTTCGCCTGCCCGTACTGCGGGACCACGGCCGGGCTGGAGGAGATCGAGCTATGA
- a CDS encoding Hsp20/alpha crystallin family protein, producing MTIREFGRSVSNGVLRQIGRASSQVQENRPLPTDLLESDDAYLAVFDAPGATHADVQVRYDDGAVKVRIDRFREFHEGFDMRIPGRGMALDGRVRLPADALVDPESATATLRKNGTLEVEVPKAVTEEDEGDGGGGDTDTVTIAEVGDGDDETDDASADADASADAAADES from the coding sequence ATGACGATCCGCGAGTTCGGCCGGTCGGTCAGCAACGGCGTCCTGCGACAGATTGGCCGCGCGTCCTCGCAGGTGCAGGAGAACCGGCCGCTGCCGACGGACCTGCTGGAGAGCGACGACGCCTACCTCGCCGTCTTCGACGCGCCGGGGGCGACCCACGCCGACGTGCAGGTCCGCTACGACGACGGCGCGGTGAAGGTCCGCATCGACCGCTTCCGGGAGTTCCACGAGGGCTTCGACATGCGAATCCCCGGCCGCGGCATGGCGCTCGACGGCCGGGTCCGGCTCCCGGCCGACGCGCTGGTCGACCCCGAGTCCGCCACCGCGACCCTCCGAAAGAACGGCACGCTGGAGGTCGAGGTCCCGAAGGCGGTCACCGAGGAGGACGAGGGAGACGGCGGCGGTGGCGACACCGACACCGTGACCATCGCCGAGGTGGGCGACGGTGACGACGAGACCGACGACGCGAGTGCGGACGCCGACGCGAGCGCCGACGCTGCCGCCGACGAGTCGTGA
- a CDS encoding radical SAM protein — protein MTDPAELDVTIVDGYVDEPAHFGVPPYISTYPRYTAGALVDAGVPAERITYHTIDELRDDRMLWADVADADLVCYLGGMTVPGKYVGGKPAEPDEVREIAWTADGTTLMGGPVKFGVGDENAGATETERDDLDYDFVAKGDVEAAAYDLVESGLEGFNNRMRDNREIDRWAAKGAFVVEQHPNHPEYLICEMETSRGCPYRCSFCTEPLYGDPSFRSPDSVVSEVGELYDRGARHFRLGRQADILAYGGDGEKPNPDALRELYGGIHEVAPDLGTLHLDNMNPITVVEWPELSREGIRVIAKHNTPGDTAAFGLESADPVVQEANNLNVTAEECFEAVKIVNEEGGWRPGDEPGTGPSTGPDAPRRLPKLLPGINLLHGLKDEREETYELNRQFLQRVYDAGLMLRRVNIRQVMTFAGTEMNSEGAHIAHDHKSLFKRYKTQVREEIDNPMLQRLAPPGTVLPDVHLEYHEDGTTFGRQLGTYPLLVGLPGERELGLTIDVAVVDHGYRSVTGVPYPLDFNEASLKELTAIPGIGKGTAGDIVVNRPYTAPEEVSADVDLRKYAGSSSGSGAD, from the coding sequence ATGACAGACCCCGCCGAGCTCGACGTGACCATCGTCGACGGCTACGTCGACGAGCCGGCGCACTTCGGGGTGCCGCCGTACATCTCGACGTACCCCCGGTACACCGCCGGGGCGCTGGTCGACGCCGGGGTCCCCGCGGAGCGCATCACCTACCACACCATCGACGAGCTGCGCGACGACCGGATGCTGTGGGCGGACGTGGCCGACGCCGACCTCGTCTGCTACCTGGGCGGGATGACCGTCCCCGGGAAGTACGTCGGCGGGAAGCCCGCCGAACCCGACGAGGTGCGCGAGATCGCCTGGACCGCCGACGGGACGACGCTGATGGGCGGCCCCGTCAAGTTCGGCGTCGGCGACGAGAACGCCGGGGCGACCGAGACCGAGCGCGACGACCTCGACTACGACTTCGTGGCGAAGGGCGACGTGGAGGCCGCCGCGTACGACCTCGTCGAGTCCGGGCTGGAGGGGTTCAACAACCGGATGCGCGACAACCGCGAGATCGACCGCTGGGCGGCGAAGGGCGCGTTCGTCGTCGAACAGCACCCGAACCACCCCGAGTACCTCATCTGCGAGATGGAGACCTCGCGGGGCTGTCCGTACCGGTGCTCGTTCTGCACCGAGCCCCTCTATGGCGACCCGTCGTTCCGGTCGCCCGACTCGGTCGTGAGCGAGGTCGGGGAGCTGTACGACCGCGGCGCGCGGCACTTCCGGCTCGGTCGGCAGGCCGACATCCTCGCCTACGGCGGCGACGGCGAGAAGCCCAATCCCGACGCGCTCCGGGAGCTGTACGGCGGTATCCACGAGGTCGCACCCGACCTCGGGACGCTCCACCTCGACAACATGAACCCCATCACGGTCGTCGAGTGGCCCGAACTCTCGCGGGAGGGCATCCGCGTCATCGCGAAGCACAACACGCCGGGCGACACGGCGGCGTTCGGGCTGGAGTCCGCGGACCCCGTCGTGCAGGAGGCGAACAACCTGAACGTCACCGCGGAGGAGTGCTTCGAGGCCGTCAAGATAGTCAACGAGGAGGGTGGCTGGCGACCCGGCGACGAGCCCGGTACAGGGCCGTCGACCGGCCCCGACGCACCGCGACGCCTCCCCAAGCTCCTCCCCGGAATCAACCTCCTGCACGGGCTGAAGGACGAGCGCGAGGAGACCTACGAGCTGAACCGGCAGTTCCTCCAGCGCGTCTACGACGCGGGGCTGATGCTCCGCCGGGTGAACATCCGGCAGGTGATGACGTTCGCGGGGACGGAGATGAACAGCGAGGGCGCACACATCGCCCACGACCACAAGTCGCTGTTCAAGCGGTACAAGACGCAGGTGCGCGAGGAGATAGACAACCCGATGCTGCAGCGCCTCGCGCCGCCGGGCACCGTGCTCCCGGACGTCCACCTGGAGTACCACGAGGACGGCACGACGTTCGGGCGGCAGCTCGGTACCTACCCCCTGCTCGTCGGGCTGCCGGGCGAGCGCGAACTCGGACTGACCATCGACGTGGCCGTCGTGGACCACGGCTACCGCTCGGTGACGGGCGTGCCGTACCCGCTCGACTTCAACGAGGCGTCGCTGAAGGAGCTCACCGCCATCCCCGGCATCGGGAAGGGGACGGCGGGCGACATCGTCGTCAACCGGCCGTACACCGCTCCCGAGGAGGTGTCCGCCGACGTCGACCTGCGGAAGTACGCGGGCAGTTCGTCGGGCTCCGGCGCTGACTGA
- a CDS encoding TRAM domain-containing protein: protein MEISDKLLCLFSAEVEVEDGSYVVEVPRQEVDTGSVEPGETYRVALIEREREETTQGTESHDTAPSEPQPPVEIGETRYVEIEDIGKQGDGIARVERGYVIIVPGAEVGERVKIEVTEVKSNFAVGEIIEDTF, encoded by the coding sequence GTGGAGATATCTGATAAGCTACTGTGTCTGTTCAGTGCGGAGGTCGAGGTCGAGGACGGTTCCTACGTCGTCGAAGTACCGCGCCAGGAGGTGGACACCGGGTCGGTGGAACCCGGCGAGACGTACCGAGTCGCACTCATCGAGCGGGAACGTGAGGAGACCACACAGGGGACCGAGAGCCACGATACGGCTCCCTCGGAGCCCCAGCCGCCGGTCGAGATCGGCGAGACGCGCTACGTCGAGATCGAGGACATCGGCAAGCAGGGCGACGGCATCGCCCGCGTCGAGCGCGGCTACGTCATCATCGTCCCGGGTGCAGAGGTCGGTGAGCGCGTGAAGATCGAGGTCACCGAGGTCAAGTCGAACTTCGCGGTCGGCGAGATCATCGAGGACACCTTCTAG